A window from Leguminivora glycinivorella isolate SPB_JAAS2020 chromosome 16, LegGlyc_1.1, whole genome shotgun sequence encodes these proteins:
- the LOC125234402 gene encoding cytochrome P450 6B5-like, with the protein MVPIILTIFFVIGSFLYCHFTKYNNYWNERNIIGPKPTFFFGNLKDTMLRRKPFGHVLKDIYDMYPKEKVVGIFVMRSPELLIRDLDVIKNILIKDFDTFPNRGFEFKTTGFGANLFHGNGETWRLLRSRFSPLFTPGKLKNMMHLLSECGDKFVDYVARITKSNPEQEAHTMTQKYTLAAIAACAFGIDIDTFNYEYEKLRRIDRKIFTIHITRELEMMYPGILKKYGGSLFPKEVITFFIDLVKDVTEKRNGKPTDRNDFMDLILKMRGDNVISGPIKKNNDIETSLELTDEVIAAQAFSFYAGGYETSASTMGFLLYELALNPQIQDKVVAEIKDVVKKHNGELTLQAVSDLSYMGQVFDETLRKYPIVSDLRRKANSAYTIPGTDIAIEKNLLIKISVLGIHYDKKIYPNPEKFDPERFSPEVAAARHSCAYLPFGLGPRNCIGYRFAQLQSRVCLAKLLSHFRVEPSKNTPRQFQYDPRRIVLYPIGGVKLNFVKRH; encoded by the exons atggtgccaataattttaacGATATTTTTTGTCATTGGTTCCTTCTTGTACTGCCATTTcacaaaatacaataattattggAATGAACGAAATATTATTGGCCCAAAACCGACTTTCTTCTTCGGAAATTTAAAGGATACAATGCTTAGAAGAAAACCATTTGGCCATGTATTAAAGGATATCTACGATATGTATCCGAAAGAAAAAGTGGTAGGAATATTCGTGATGAGGTCCCCAGAACTTTTAATCAGGGATTTAGatgtgataaaaaatatactaataaaAGACTTCGATACTTTCCCGAACCGTGGCTTTGAGTTCAAAACAACTGGTTTTGGAGCGAATTTGTTTCATGGTAATGGTGAGACCTGGCGACTGTTAAGAAGCCGTTTCTCTCCGCTTTTTACTCCAGGAAAGCTAAAGAATATGATGCACCTTTTAAGTGAGTGCGGGGACAAATTTGTGGATTATGTAGCCCGGATCACAAAGTCTAATCCAGAGCAAGAAGCCCACACAATGACACAAAAGTATACACTAGCTGCTATTGCCGCTTGCGCATTTGGCATTGATATTGACACTTTTAACTATGAGTACGAAAAACTTCGTAGGATCGACCGTAAAATATTTACCATACACATCACTCGTGAGCTGGAGATGATGTATCCTGGCATTTTAAAGAAATATGGAGGCTCGCTTTTTCCAAAAgaagttatcacattttttaTCGATTTGGTGAAAGACGTCACTGAAAAAAGAAATGGTAAACCTACCGATAGAAACGATTTCAtggatttaattttaaaaatgagAGGAGATAACGTAATTTCTGGACCAATAAAGAAAAACAATGACATTGAGACGAGTTTAGAACTAACTGATGAGGTGATAGCGGCACAGGCATTTAGTTTTTACGCTGGGGGTTATGAAACCAGTGCGTCTACAATGGGATTCTTGCTGTACGAGTTAGCTCTAAACCCACAAATTCAAGACAAGGTGGTGGCCGAAATAAAAGACGTAGTAAAGAAACATAACGGCGAACTGACCCTACAAGCTGTTTCAGATTTATCTTACATGGGCCAAGTCTTCGATGAGACATTGAGAAAGTATCCGATTGTTTCTGATCTAAGAAGAAAAGCTAACAGCGCCTATACGATACCCGGGACTGATATAGCAATAGAGAAAAACCTGTTGATTAAAATATCAGTTCTTGGTATCCATTATGACAAGAAAATATACCCTAACCCTGAAAAGTTTGACCCAGAGAGATTTTCTCCAGAGGTCGCGGCAGCGAGGCATTCGTGTGCGTATTTGCCTTTTGGACTTGGACCTAGAAACTGCATCG GGTACCGTTTCGCACAGCTACAATCGCGTGTGTGTTTAGCGAAGCTGTTGTCTCATTTTCGGGTGGAACCGTCGAAGAACACGCCCCGTCAATTCCAGTACGACCCTCGACGTATTGTGTTGTACCCCATTGGCGGTGTAAAGTTAAATTTCGTTAAAAGACATTGA